The Cloeon dipterum chromosome 3, ieCloDipt1.1, whole genome shotgun sequence genome includes a region encoding these proteins:
- the LOC135939003 gene encoding uncharacterized protein LOC135939003: MASKIVSVALFACLVLASEAKPQLFATPAVVATPVATVRSSAALSAHPVPGTNLISGYSSQAVHQISRSTLLTVPAASYVAAPYVTARYLSSPYVSARYVSAPLVSAPTYYV, translated from the exons ATGGCAAGCAAAATC gtgTCCGTCGCTCTGTTCGCATGCCTGGTGCTGGCCAGTGAGGCGAAGCCGCAGCTGTTTGCCACCCCGGCCGTCGTGGCAACCCCCGTGGCCACCGTGCGCTCTTCTGCGGCCCTGAGCGCGCACCCCGTGCCCGGCACCAACCTGATCAGTGGCTACAGCTCGCAGGCCGTGCACCAGATCTCCAGGTCGACCCTTCTAACAGTGCCGGCCGCCTCCTACGTCGCCGCCCCCTACGTCACCGCCCGATACCTGTCCTCGCCCTATGTGTCAGCCCGCTACGTGTCTGCACCCCTTGTCTCCGCACCCACCTACtacgtttaa
- the LOC135939436 gene encoding uncharacterized protein LOC135939436, with amino-acid sequence MQRWSASSSADDSDSSEDTKRQQDERPKRRQRVKRRNAPRNVASDSSDNSAASASTAATPETDENSKSNQAPAKEAQSRWSPFKNALRMLSLSNSRESKPKSESKKILRSPVAYVYVKGPSGLPTQRVPLGASNFTDFCCVQRSVALRALLLEP; translated from the exons ATGCAGCGTTGGTCCGCCAGTAGCAGTGCCGACGACTCGGACAGCAGCGAAGACACAAAGCGCCAGCAGGACGAGCGTCCCAAGCGCCGGCAGCGCGTCAAGCGACGCAACGCGCCACGCAACGTCGCCAGTGATTCTAGTGATAACTCGGCGGCGTCTGCTTCTACTGCTGCTACTCCAGAAACTGATGAG AACTCAAAATCCAATCAAGCACCTGCAAAAGAAGCTCAATCGCGATGGTCACCGTTCAAGAACGCACTGCGCATGCTCTCCCTTTCCAACTCTCGTGAGTCCAAGCCCAAGAGTGAGAGTAAGAAGATCCTCCGTTCGCCTGTGGCGTACGTCTACGTGAAAGGGCCGTCAGGTCTTCCGACGCAACGCGTGCCTCTCGGCGCCTCAAACTTCACCGATTTTTGCTGCGTGCAGCGTTCAGTGGCTCTGCGAGCCCTGCTGCTCGAGCCTTAA
- the LOC135939004 gene encoding cuticle protein 16.5-like, with the protein MFKLLFVTACVVLAASAAPEPKPGVVAAAYTVPAAVPLATSSQYIARNYNGLVYSAPLVASAPVVASARYVASPFSPYAYSAPYVAAAPAVHYV; encoded by the exons ATGTTCAAGCTT ctGTTCGTGACCGCCTGCGTGGTGCttgccgcctccgccgcccccgAGCCCAAGCCCGGCGTTGTGGCCGCCGCCTACACCGTGCCGGCCGCCGTGCCCCTGGCCACCAGCTCGCAGTACATCGCTCGCAACTACAACGGCCTCGTCTACTCTGCCCCCCTGGTCGCTTCCGCCCCCGTGGTCGCCTCCGCCCGCTACGTCGCTAGCCCCTTCAGCCCCTACGCTTACTCTGCGCCCTACGTCGCAGCCGCCCCCGCTGTCCACTACGTCTGA
- the LOC135939001 gene encoding A-kinase anchor protein 14-like — protein MYKLILLSALVAVASAGLLHTAPVVVPAAVSHATVVRTHSAIVHPSPIVKAVPVVHAAPVVHAAPVVRAVPVVHAAPVVHAVRTHVPVIRTHAVPLVHHAPVVHHSPIVHTGVAYAAHAPVVRVL, from the exons ATGTACAAGCTG ATCCTCCTGTCCGCCCTCGTGGCCGTCGCCTCCGCTGGATTGTTGCACACTGCCCCCGTCGTGGTGCCCGCCGCCGTGAGCCACGCCACCGTGGTGAGGACCCACTCCGCCATCGTGCACCCCTCCCCCATCGTCAAGGCCGTGCCCGTCGTGCACGCTGCCCCCGTTGTTCACGCTGCCCCCGTCGTCAGGGCTGTCCCCGTTGTGCACGCTGCCCCCGTCGTCCACGCCGTCCGCACCCACGTGCCCGTGATCCGCACCCACGCCGTCCCCCTCGTGCACCACGCCCCCGTTGTGCACCATTCCCCCATCGTGCACACCGGTGTCGCCTACGCCGCCCACGCTCCCGTCGTCCGCGTCCTCTAA
- the LOC135939000 gene encoding cuticle protein-like, whose translation MFKLFAFAALLAVASAGIVAPVAYSAPLTYAAPAVHAPVAYASHAVAPVAYAGRAFSAPIAYGASPLYRAGYLG comes from the exons ATGTTCAAGCTC TTCGCTTTCGCTGCCCTCCTGGCTGTTGCCAGCGCTGGAATCGTCGCCCCTGTGGCCTACTCGGCCCCACTGACctatgccgcccccgccgtCCACGCCCCCGTCGCCTATGCCTCCCACGCTGTTGCCCCCGTTGCCTACGCCGGCCGCGCCTTCTCCGCGCCTATCGCCTACGGAGCATCTCCCCTGTACAGAGCAGGCTACCTCGGCTAA
- the LOC135939006 gene encoding uncharacterized protein LOC135939006 yields the protein MYKLVVFAALVAVAAAGVLIPAPQTLAYSSPALSIHPSPLLRSAPIAHIAAPLAYSPSILRSSTAWGNAAWAPGVTYASAIHAAPALYL from the exons ATGTACAAGCTG GTTGTCTTCGCCGCCCTGGTCGCCGTGGCCGCCGCCGGAGTGTTGATTCCCGCACCCCAAACCCTGGCCTACAGCTCTCCTGCCCTTTCGATCCACCCGTCACCTCTGCTGCGCAGCGCTCCGATTGCCCACATCGCCGCCCCCCTGGCCTACTCGCCGTCCATCCTGCGCTCGAGCACCGCCTGGGGCAACGCCGCCTGGGCCCCCGGAGTGACCTACGCCTCCGCCATCCACGCCGCGCCCGCCCTCTACCTGTAA
- the LOC135939005 gene encoding cuticle protein 16.5-like: MFKLLFVTACVVLAVSAAPEPKPGVVAAAYTVPAAVPLATSSQYIARNYNGLVYSAPVVASAPVVASARYVASPFAYSAPYVAAAPAVHYV, from the exons ATGTTCAAGCTT ctGTTCGTGACCGCCTGCGTGGTGCTTGCCGTCTCCGCCGCCCCCGAGCCCAAGCCCGGCGTTGTGGCCGCCGCCTACACTGTGCCGGCCGCCGTGCCACTGGCAACCAGCTCGCAGTACATCGCCCGCAACTATAACGGCCTCGTCTACTCTGCCCCCGTGGTCGCTTCCGCCCCCGTGGTCGCCTCCGCCCGCTACGTCGCCAGCCCCTTCGCCTACTCGGCGCCCTACGTCGCCGCCGCCCCTGCTGTCCACTACGTCTGA
- the LOC135939008 gene encoding cuticle protein 12.5-like, translating into MFKLVAFFALLAVASAGVVAPLAYSAPLAYAAPAVHAPIAYAAPGVAPVAYAPRLAYSAPLAYAHAPVVKTYLG; encoded by the exons ATGTTCAAGCTC GTCGCTTTCTTCGCCCTCCTGGCCGTGGCCAGCGCTGGAGTCGTCGCCCCTCTGGCCTACTCCGCTCCTCTGgcctacgccgcccccgccgtcCACGCCCCCATCGCCTATGCCGCCCCCGGAGTTGCCCCTGTCGCCTACGCTCCCCGTCTGGCTTACTCGGCGCCCCTCGCCTACGCTCACGCCCCCGTCGTCAAGACCTACCTGGGCTAA